A single region of the Ptychodera flava strain L36383 chromosome 9, AS_Pfla_20210202, whole genome shotgun sequence genome encodes:
- the LOC139139839 gene encoding uncharacterized protein has protein sequence MSSTRLIGLRNFDSSAVAYELQDDGKSVRRVDAEDLKRTHGLDLKDLQGPAESPPKQSQDGMKYLGNKYMKEGNYQKAMEMYTVALRLQPSCNNTKREHAILFSNRSQAYLKLQQYPNAVDDALRSIRKDRTWWKGYFRAGLAFQREGKYRDALQVLVDGLEFVKVSGFDARVTTVDYLMEIARVMIKAPSYTPAYDRCSASNDIWSVVTLKLAKRNEWDAIYKLFLGGGNGKSPGSVGVANGCNTSAVSIENLCRSRGAFEWGIKLAFELIKHGSDPDGLMAINNEPPCHCALRYCLLSGNFEFLEYLLKDSKTGNRDKNQLNSSGESLYHIAVFNLSDRKISAKIFYTALDILAYHRANPLCKDFTGKFAVDYLKSPALKKKLSKIMEDCKTPKPSSSV, from the exons ATGAGTTCGACGAGGTTGATAGGACTTAGAAATTTCGACAGTTCAGCGGTTGCCTACGAGCTCCAGGATGACGGCAAATCGGTTAGAAGAGTTGACGCGGAGGATTTGAAAAGGACTCACGGACTAG ACCTGAAAGATTTACAAGGGCCTGCAGAATCACCACCAAAGCAGAGTCAAGATGGAATGAAATACCTTGGAAACAAATACATGAAGGAAGGGAACTACCAGAAGGCAATGGAAATGTATACAGTAGCGTTGCGTTTGCAGCCATCATGTAACAACACTAAAAGAGAGCATGCAATTCTCTTCAGTAATCGGTCTCAAGCATATTTGAAGCTTCAACAGTACCCAAATGCCGTAGATGATGCCTTACGGTCCATCAGGAAGGACAGAACCTGGTGGAAG GGTTACTTTAGAGCTGGACTTGCTTTCCAGAGAGAAGGAAAATACCGTGATGCATTGCAAGTACTTGTTGATGGTTTGGAATTTGTAAAAGTCAGTGGCTTTGATGCAAGAGTTACCACAGTCGACTACTTGATGGAAATTGCAAGGGTCATGATAAAGGCTCCAT cataCACACCAGCTTATGACAGATGCAGTGCAAGCAACGATATCTGGTCTGTAGTGACGCTAAAACTGGCCAAAAGAAATGAATGGGAT GCAATCTACAAATTATTTCTTGGTGGCGGCAATGGTAAGTCACCTGGTAGTGTAGGTGTGGCGAATGGATGCAATACTTCAGCTGTATCAATAGAAAATCTGTGCAG GTCAAGAGGTGCCTTTGAGTGGGGTATAAAGCTTGCGTTTGAATTGATCAAACACGGATCTGATCCTGATGGTTTGATGGCCATCAACAATGAGCCGCCATGTCATTGTGCATTGAGATACTGTTTGCTGTCAG GAAACTTTGAATTTTTGGAGTACCTATTGAAAGACAGCAAAACTGGAAATCGTGATAAAAATCAACTTAATAGCAGTGGTGAATCTTTATATCATATCGCTGTCTTCAATCTCAGTGATAGAAAAATTAGTGCAAAGATCTTCTACACTGCATTGGACATATTGGCTTACCATAGGGCAAACCCCCTTTGCAAG